GCTAActatatgaataattataatatggaAAAACACGGATGGGTTGAAATGGTAGCAAAAAATGGTAGGAagttttattataattccATAACTAAATGTTCCAAATGGGAAAAACCAAATGAACTTAAAACCAAAGAAGAAATAAGGATATCtgaaaaaacaaaatggaAAGAATATTCTTGTAGTGACGGAAGAAAATATTGGTATcatgaagaaaaaaatattagtGTATGGGATGAACcagaagaaataaaaaaaataaaattagaGTGTGCTTTAGAAGATAAAgaattagaaaataaagatgataataaaaaggaaaatataaaagatgaaGAAGATCATGAAGCTGAAACGAATGATAAATCAAATggtagtaataatatatgtgatGATATGTATAATAGTAATGgagaatataaaatgaatgaaaaaaataagaatattccatttaataatagtagtacaaattatgtaaatgttaataatatagaacaaataaataaaaaaatagatgataataataataataataataataaatcaagTTTGACGTGGGAAAAatttgataataaaaatgatgcAAGAGAACATTTGAAATTTCTATTcgaagaaaaaaaagtgaATCCAAAAATGACATGGGATAGTGCTCTAAAAATTTTAGAAGCTGATAATCGATGGTCAAGTTTAGTGATACTTACTAAAGGTGAAAAGAAGCAACTTTTCTGTGAATATATTAGTCAtgttattaaaagaaataatgaaaatgaaagaCGTAAAAGACAAAAATCAAGAGAAATCATTTTTCAAACCTTATTAAATTGGGacaaattaaatgaatGTACAACATATGTTGAATTCGCTTCCCAATTTTATAAACAAGAATGGTGGGAGTGGATTACTGAAAAAGAAAGAGATGAAGTATTTCAAGATTTTATGGATGATTATAAATCTAAATTTAAGGAAacaagaagaaaaaaaagaaaacaaaaaatggaaattttaaaacaaaaatttcAAGAATATGCAAcagataataaaaatcCATTAAAATGGAATGATgttcaaaaatattttagaGATGATGAAGATTTTCATTCATTACATAAAATTGATGCTTTGGCTGCTTGGGAAGActtttatgaaaaatatcataatgtcgaaaaaatgaaacttaaaaaaaaaatttatcGTATTTTAAGGAAAAAAAGGGAAGCCTTTAttgaattattaaatgaatattatgaaaataatattttaaatatgaagaCACAATGgatattttttgtttctaaaatatataaggaTACACGATACACAGATATATTAGGACATCAAGGATCCTCACCaagaatattatttgatgAATTCATTGATTCTCTACAAGAACAATatttaatacataaatCCTATATTAAAAAAGCATATAAAGAAATGGATTTTACTATAGATGAAAACATCACTCTTGAAGATTTTCTAAAAACATTTTCTAATGTACAAAgcaaatataatattcctGATGCTAATAtgaattttatatatttatctttacaaaaaaaattaaaacaaaaaaaaaataaagaaatcAAACATATTAACAAGGTAGCCAAATACTTTTCCAAATTTACAGAACTTAAACCAAGCATGTCATATAACAAAGTAATTAGTATTATGAAAAACACAAGTAAATGGTCCGTAGTTTGTACCTTATGTCCCAAAGAAGAACAAAAATTGGCTGCTTATAATATGTGgaaaacatatataagTTCCCAGGATTTAGATAACTCCTCTGATTCATCATATTctaataaaatgtataataaaaattcaaGAAAAAAGGATATCTCAAATTCAAAAGAACACGAATATTATGATGACGAAGATAAAACAACATCTAGACACAATAAGTATTTAAGAGATGACGAGTCTGATTCAAGTGCCCAAACTATTGAATCCTTGCGTACTATTGAAAATGCTTCAAGCTAGCCATGTATAaattccaaaaaaaaaaaaaaaaaaaaaacagtATATTTAGTTCAAcaggaaaatatattcgtttttaattttgatatttttaaatgtgtattaaatgaaaaataaataaaaaaagaggaaaaattataaatataaatatgtatacaatatatatatatatatatatatatatatatattttttattatataagcatttatacaaaaaaatatatagtaaaaggaaaaaaaaaaaaatcagCAATTCTgcattattttttttttatactNNNNNNNNNNNNNNNNNNNNNNNNNNNNNNNNNNNNNNNNNNNNNNNNNNNNNNNNNNNNNNNNNNNNNNNNNNNNNNNNNNNNNNNNNNNNNNNNNNNNNNNNNNNNNNNNNNNNNNNNNNNNNNNNNNNNNNNNNNNNNNNNNNNNNNNNNNNNNNNNNNNNNNNNNNNNNNNNNNNNNNNNNNNNNNNNNNNNNNNNNNNNNNNNNNNNNNNNNNNNNNNNNNNNNNNNNNNNNNNNNNNNNNNNNNNNNNNNNNNNNNNNNNNNNNNNNNNNNNNNNNNNNNNNNNNNNNNNNNNNNNNNNNNNNNNNNNNNNNNNNNNNNNNNNNNNNNNNNNNNNNNNNNNNNNNNatttatcatttatttctAGTATTGACAggttaaaaaaaaaaaaaaaattaaaacaaaaacaagacttttaaataatataattcgttattcttatatagagacgaattttataaattatatatatgcacattatatagaatataaatatacacataaaaatgtattatcattaacatgaatatgaaaatttaccgttaatttttttttttttaattataatttttaatatgtaataGAATATTACATTAGGacatataatcatataattaaaataaataatacgtatataatatatacatatttttttatctttaaaaattaaacatttgtaatatatatgtatatatgtttgtttgtttgttttttttcttctttttaattctaATTGATGcctataattttttttttttggaaattattatataatgtttttgtaagaatataatataaatattaatacatatatatatatatatatatatatatatatatatatatatgtagatttttatttctatattttacacatttatgttttacgttttacatacataaaacattattttattttataattaaaaaagtgttttcttattatatatatatatatatatatatatttatttatatataatattattattttttttttttttcatatggaattaaaaaaatatatgttattacacatataatatatatataaatatgcacataatatttttatgttgttattcaaatttttttttatcatatgtacaaaatattatattatatatatatataatatatatataatataaatttttgatagtttcatattttataaatactTCTCTTTGTATAATTTCCCTTGAAAATTTtgttgaaaaaaaaaaaaaattatatcaCCAAAAAAATCTTtagaaaattttatttttatttttactttttttttttttttttttctttttagactatatttattttgtatttaatataataatatttttcctaaaaataatttttaatcTATTCTTAATAtgattaatatatttgtccgaaattttcataataatagtataaatattaatatatatacatatatataaatatatttttaataatttttttttttttttaatatttgaaaaaattcgatattattaaatataatcaatattatgttaaaaaaggaaaatgtccttttcttcttttatatatcatacatagtattgaataaatatataaatgttattatgaaactaattataatattttaatgcataatatttgttctatagataatttaaataaaattacaCGTTTAATTTTGACcaaaattttttcattaattttttataatttttttttttttttaaatatatacatagaatttttttttcattaaaatataaacataaaataaaattaatgaatagtatatatattgtaaatattatatatatatataatatacataatggtagaaatatataaatagtatatatatatatatatataatataaataatatatatataatatatataatatattaatatatacaattatatgaataatttatataattatatatatatatattatatttatatatataatagaaatgtaatttatatataataactatgtgtataatattattattattttgaatttttttttttttttttttttttattttattttgttttgaCTAAAATATGCActaaaattttttttgaataatattattaattgtaataaatattaattataattttttgtacATTTTGTGTTTTATAACACATTAGTCATAAAAtagattatatatatatataataccatattgattatatataatattatatatatatgtatatatctAATTATTAActaattatttaaatgtatatattttatattaacttcatattataaatgtataataaagcgtttcccttttttttaattattaaaatcatgagataatataaaatgataattaAGGTTAATTCGGTTCAAACACAGAAGgtaaaaattaaaattattaagataaatattaatactgcaagttatacatatatacatatatatatatatatatatatatatataatatatataatattaaggAGAATTATATTGTGCGAATATGTAAAATGAAGTTGAactattataaataaattaattagaaaaaaaggggtgcaatattatattgaataaaaaatatctaAAGACCCCTAATGTGAATACAGCTATCTAATAAATTACACAcatagatatatatatatatatatatatatttatttatttattgtacttttgaacattttaattttagAGCCAAGATGGTAACAAAGTTCATAATAGTAAAGATGATATGGATAATGAGGAGAAAAGCATAAGGATATATGCAGATggttaaaaaatataaagaatatatgaaacgggacatatatatatatatatatatatatatatatatatatatatgtatgttttcttatttttttcttaattttttttgttggTTTTTCCTTCTTTTTAGGTGTTTATGACCTGCTACATTTGGGTCATATGAAACAGCTTGAGCAAGCCAAACATGTAGATAAGAATGTTACCCTAATTGTGGGTGTTACCGGAGATAATGAGACTAGAAAGTTTAAAGGTCAAATTGTTCAAACTCTAGAAGAAAGAACAGAGACTTTAAAACATATACGATGGGTAGATGAAATAATTTCTCCATGCCCATGGGTGATTACTCCTGAATTTATGGAGGAACATAAAATAGATTATGTTGCACATGATGATATACCATATGCAAATAATcagaaaaagaagaaaaaaaaaaagtcTAAAGGGAAATCATTTAGTTttgatgaagaaaatgaagatatatatGCTTGGTTAAAAAGAGCAGGGAAATTTAAAGCAACACAAAGAACAGAAGGTGTGTCAACTACAGATTTAATTGTaagaatattaaaaaattatgagGATTATATTGAAAGATCATTACAACGTGGTATACACCCTaatgaattaaatattGGTGTAACCAAAGCTCAGtcaataaaaatgaaaaaaaatttaataagaTGGGGAGAAAAAGTGACAGATGAATTAACTAAGGTTACTTTAACAGACAAACCATTAGGTACTGATTTTGACCAAGGTATTGATATAATAAGAGATAAAGTACatgatttatttaaattatggAGATATCATTCAAAAAAACTTTTAAAAGATTTTGCAAAATCATTTGATCCaatgtttattataattagAAAAAGATATAGGAAAGATAATTTATCAGCTATGTACTTATCTGattcaaattatttttctaGTTCTATGAAAgatgaattaaaaaaaaagaaaagttTAAGTAGtacatttaataatattgatgaatattattattcagCTGATGAAGAAGATACACGGGATAATAGTTTTTACCGagttataaataaaattgcTAATCATACTTATTATAgtgaaaaagaaaattatgaaaCCTGTTTTGAATTAGAACATTCTTTAagagataaaaaaaaaagtttaatatttaaagataaaaatatgaaattatC
The genomic region above belongs to Plasmodium reichenowi strain SY57 chromosome 13, whole genome shotgun sequence and contains:
- a CDS encoding pre-mRNA-processing factor 40, putative — encoded protein: MIPNMPNIPISSDIENVPNEQNTTNETNITNGEYVSGGPNMPGGSNMPGGPNMPGGPNIPGGPSPPSIPQITNLPTIPGMPNILNLSNLPNLSNFPNFPGLPNIPNLPGIVPHNINNSHFMSANPMNPIGMPFMPGLLPNMNTCDYYHKNLMPMHPGYDNYNNIMYGQPNNLGMPIPPNNMENINDMATNNPNMIKIYNKDGIVNNSQKMMNTHLMNLHNNVNANYMNNYNMEKHGWVEMVAKNGRKFYYNSITKCSKWEKPNELKTKEEIRISEKTKWKEYSCSDGRKYWYHEEKNISVWDEPEEIKKIKLECALEDKELENKDDNKKENIKDEEDHEAETNDKSNGSNNICDDMYNSNGEYKMNEKNKNIPFNNSSTNYVNVNNIEQINKKIDDNNNNNNNKSSLTWEKFDNKNDAREHLKFLFEEKKVNPKMTWDSALKILEADNRWSSLVILTKGEKKQLFCEYISHVIKRNNENERRKRQKSREIIFQTLLNWDKLNECTTYVEFASQFYKQEWWEWITEKERDEVFQDFMDDYKSKFKETRRKKRKQKMEILKQKFQEYATDNKNPLKWNDVQKYFRDDEDFHSLHKIDALAAWEDFYEKYHNVEKMKLKKKIYRILRKKREAFIELLNEYYENNILNMKTQWIFFVSKIYKDTRYTDILGHQGSSPRILFDEFIDSLQEQYLIHKSYIKKAYKEMDFTIDENITLEDFLKTFSNVQSKYNIPDANMNFIYLSLQKKLKQKKNKEIKHINKVAKYFSKFTELKPSMSYNKVISIMKNTSKWSVVCTLCPKEEQKLAAYNMWKTYISSQDLDNSSDSSYSNKMYNKNSRKKDISNSKEHEYYDDEDKTTSRHNKYLRDDESDSSAQTIESLRTIENASS